From one Thermoproteales archaeon genomic stretch:
- a CDS encoding ABC transporter ATP-binding protein, translating to MEEILNIKNLVVRFYTYEGVVKAIEGVNLSLKKGETLGLVGETGSGKSVTSLSILALVPPPGKVEDGEIFFKCKDGRKLNLLKLSEKELMHIRGNEISMVFQEPGAALNPLYTIGEQIAEAIILHRRKELCRKILEKELQSVNGLPFKKLLLRFEKWAYKKLLEDPNSLSLKIVSKIPLLNLYSRRLKKYAKKEAVKILRDMRIADPERVADMYPHELSGGMKQRAVIAMALACNPILLIADEPTTNLDVTVQAQILNLIRELKKQFDTTVLYITHDLGVIAEMCNRVAVMYAGVICELAEVNRIFEKPLHPYTKALLECIPRPGKKFKSIKGEVPNLINPPPGCRFHPRCPWAMEICSKVTPKMVEVEKGHYVACHLYG from the coding sequence ATGGAGGAGATTCTTAACATCAAAAATTTGGTTGTAAGATTTTACACGTATGAGGGAGTGGTAAAGGCTATCGAAGGAGTTAACTTATCACTCAAGAAGGGAGAAACTCTAGGACTAGTCGGCGAGACTGGCTCTGGGAAAAGCGTGACATCTCTCTCGATTTTAGCTTTGGTTCCTCCGCCCGGCAAGGTCGAAGACGGCGAGATATTTTTTAAATGTAAAGATGGCAGGAAGTTAAACCTGCTTAAGCTTAGCGAGAAGGAACTCATGCACATCAGGGGCAACGAAATCTCGATGGTTTTCCAAGAACCAGGTGCGGCTCTTAATCCACTATATACTATAGGAGAGCAAATAGCGGAGGCAATAATCCTCCACAGGAGAAAAGAACTCTGCAGGAAGATACTCGAAAAAGAACTCCAGTCGGTTAATGGTCTCCCTTTCAAAAAGTTACTTCTAAGATTTGAAAAATGGGCTTACAAAAAATTACTTGAAGATCCCAACTCGCTATCTCTGAAAATTGTTTCAAAAATTCCGCTCCTCAACTTATACTCGCGTAGACTGAAAAAATACGCTAAAAAGGAAGCAGTTAAAATACTCAGAGACATGAGAATAGCAGATCCTGAGAGAGTCGCCGATATGTATCCGCATGAACTGAGCGGTGGAATGAAACAACGCGCTGTAATAGCCATGGCCCTAGCTTGTAATCCGATACTGTTGATAGCCGACGAGCCTACTACAAATCTCGATGTAACCGTTCAAGCGCAAATCCTTAATTTAATTAGAGAACTTAAAAAGCAATTTGACACGACTGTTCTTTACATAACCCACGATCTCGGCGTAATAGCCGAGATGTGCAATCGCGTAGCTGTAATGTACGCCGGAGTTATCTGCGAGCTAGCCGAAGTCAACAGGATTTTCGAAAAACCGCTTCATCCCTACACCAAAGCCTTGCTTGAGTGCATTCCAAGGCCAGGGAAGAAATTTAAATCTATAAAAGGCGAAGTCCCAAACCTAATTAACCCTCCGCCAGGTTGTAGGTTCCACCCACGCTGCCCTTGGGCTATGGAAATATGTTCAAAGGTCACGCCCAAGATGGTGGAGGTAGAAAAAGGTCATTATGTAGCATGCCATTTATACGGGTGA
- a CDS encoding ABC transporter permease codes for MGLTTYVVRRLLLLIPTMIGVTLLIFALVQFFSPIERASLYIRDPRQARSLESIIEKYHLNDPPHIQYFYWLNEVLHGNLGWSKSVNMPVVQAIFEFLPATLELTIYAIPIILVVGVWLGKMAAVHKDTAVDHIIRAFAIIGWSLPTFWSAIILLAVFYGHLKLFPPERLSTEASLFVNSPNFIRYTRINTIDALLNGQPWIFFDALRHLVLPVLNLTIVIVAILMRVVRSSMLEALGKTYVLAARAKGLPEKEVINKHAMRNAMIPAVTLAGALVAGMLTGLVITETVFNIPGIGRWAVNAAIQLDIPAVLGFALFASLVYVITNLIVDILYAYIDPRIRLG; via the coding sequence ATGGGACTTACAACATATGTCGTACGTAGGCTTCTATTACTAATACCGACTATGATCGGTGTTACATTGCTAATCTTCGCTTTAGTTCAATTTTTTAGTCCAATCGAGAGAGCTTCTCTCTACATAAGGGACCCAAGGCAAGCGCGTTCGTTGGAGTCTATAATTGAGAAATATCATTTAAATGACCCACCACATATACAGTACTTCTACTGGCTTAATGAAGTCTTGCACGGCAATTTAGGATGGTCTAAATCGGTTAACATGCCGGTGGTGCAGGCAATTTTCGAATTTTTACCAGCAACTCTAGAGCTTACCATTTATGCAATACCTATCATTCTCGTGGTAGGCGTTTGGCTCGGCAAAATGGCAGCAGTACATAAAGATACGGCAGTAGACCATATAATAAGAGCTTTCGCAATAATCGGCTGGTCTCTGCCTACATTCTGGTCCGCGATAATCCTATTAGCAGTCTTCTATGGACACCTTAAACTCTTCCCGCCCGAAAGGCTATCCACAGAGGCTAGCTTGTTCGTGAATTCTCCAAATTTCATCAGGTATACGAGGATCAACACAATAGATGCTTTGCTTAACGGACAACCCTGGATATTTTTCGACGCCCTCAGACATTTAGTACTTCCAGTACTAAACCTGACCATAGTAATCGTAGCTATACTAATGAGAGTTGTACGTTCAAGCATGCTCGAGGCTCTTGGTAAGACTTACGTTCTTGCTGCGAGAGCTAAGGGGCTCCCCGAAAAAGAGGTTATTAACAAGCACGCGATGAGAAATGCTATGATTCCAGCGGTTACCCTTGCCGGAGCATTAGTCGCTGGGATGCTAACAGGTTTGGTGATAACAGAGACAGTGTTCAACATACCCGGCATTGGCCGTTGGGCTGTTAACGCGGCCATTCAGTTAGACATACCAGCCGTACTAGGTTTTGCGCTTTTCGCAAGCTTAGTGTACGTCATCACAAACCTGATTGTTGATATATTATATGCTTACATTGACCCAAGAATACGACTAGGGTGA
- a CDS encoding ABC transporter permease: protein MVLRVRFESFKKEAGPTIRELKFIVKRIRKSPLSIVGIIIILTFVAIAILAPILAPPPEGWYDPYMIPRDGFSVTPRPPGPKHLFGTAEGQYDIYYGCIWGTRTAFRVGLIVVGCTVLMGIAIGSISGYYGGKIDEIFMRLTDVIYAFPGIVLVMVLVVILGPSLESVMMAIILVGWPTYARLVRGEVLRIKQEDFVEAAKAMGCSDFRVIVRHVLPNAIFPLLAVATLDMGSIVLTVAAFSFLGLGAPIGYADWGQMIALSRNWIIGTPVNPYEYWYTFIIPGIFIFTFVLGWGLLGDAFRDILDPMLRRR, encoded by the coding sequence GTGGTATTAAGAGTTCGATTTGAGAGTTTTAAGAAAGAAGCTGGACCGACAATTAGAGAACTAAAATTCATCGTAAAGAGAATTAGAAAAAGTCCTCTCTCGATAGTTGGCATCATTATTATTTTAACCTTCGTGGCTATTGCCATACTGGCGCCCATTCTGGCTCCGCCCCCCGAAGGTTGGTACGATCCCTACATGATACCCAGAGATGGCTTCTCGGTCACGCCAAGACCGCCAGGCCCGAAACATCTATTTGGCACAGCTGAAGGGCAATACGATATATATTATGGGTGCATCTGGGGTACTAGAACAGCGTTCCGCGTTGGACTCATAGTCGTAGGATGCACAGTTCTCATGGGAATAGCTATCGGAAGTATTTCCGGATACTATGGCGGTAAGATCGACGAAATCTTCATGAGGCTCACCGACGTAATCTACGCCTTCCCCGGCATCGTATTAGTCATGGTCTTAGTCGTGATACTCGGCCCAAGCCTTGAAAGCGTAATGATGGCGATTATTCTGGTTGGGTGGCCGACTTATGCTAGATTAGTGCGAGGAGAAGTGCTAAGAATTAAGCAGGAGGATTTCGTTGAGGCAGCCAAGGCTATGGGCTGCTCGGATTTTAGGGTAATCGTTAGACACGTATTACCAAACGCCATATTCCCGCTCTTAGCCGTGGCGACATTGGATATGGGAAGTATTGTCTTAACGGTGGCTGCATTCAGCTTCCTTGGACTCGGTGCACCCATAGGCTACGCTGATTGGGGGCAGATGATAGCTTTGTCGAGGAATTGGATAATCGGGACGCCCGTAAACCCCTACGAGTATTGGTACACGTTTATAATACCGGGAATTTTCATCTTTACATTCGTGCTCGGATGGGGCTTACTTGGCGACGCGTTTAGAGATATTCTCGATCCCATGCTCAGGAGGAGATAG
- a CDS encoding ABC transporter ATP-binding protein, translating into MRALLEVEDLKKYYPIFGGLFKKKVADVKAVDGINLTIFKGECFGLVGESGCGKTTFGKTVIRLLEPTAGHIYFDVPPGVRERIKELELNGSHTALKELEKLRKEYDLATYKGKKLRRLRRRMQIVYQDPTTSLNPRMLVKDIVGEPLKVHKLAKGREITERVLEILQRVGLSEKHLYRYPHEFSGGQRQRIAIARALITHPEFLILDEPTSAVDVSVRSQLLDLFMSLQKEYSLTYLFISHDLSVVECISNRVGVMYLGKIVELASTRELFNNPLHPYTKALISAIPIPDPNVKREKILLSGDVPSPVNPPPGCRFHPRCWKAKDICRVKEPPLVKIKENHFVACHFPES; encoded by the coding sequence TTGAGGGCTTTACTGGAGGTAGAGGATCTTAAAAAGTATTACCCCATATTCGGGGGACTGTTTAAAAAGAAGGTAGCTGACGTAAAAGCCGTAGATGGAATAAACTTAACGATATTTAAAGGCGAATGCTTCGGTTTAGTCGGGGAATCAGGTTGCGGCAAAACAACATTTGGAAAAACTGTGATTCGTCTGCTGGAGCCGACTGCCGGCCACATCTACTTCGACGTACCACCAGGTGTAAGGGAAAGGATTAAAGAGCTAGAACTAAACGGTTCGCATACTGCTCTTAAAGAGCTAGAGAAGCTGAGAAAAGAGTACGATCTTGCTACGTATAAGGGAAAGAAATTGAGGAGATTGAGAAGGAGGATGCAGATAGTTTACCAAGATCCCACAACCTCGCTTAACCCAAGAATGCTAGTCAAAGATATAGTTGGCGAACCATTAAAAGTGCATAAGCTTGCTAAGGGCAGAGAGATTACAGAAAGAGTCTTAGAGATTCTTCAAAGAGTCGGACTTTCCGAGAAACATTTGTATAGATATCCCCATGAGTTCAGCGGGGGGCAGAGGCAGAGAATAGCGATAGCTAGAGCTTTAATAACTCACCCAGAATTTCTAATCCTCGACGAACCCACTTCAGCCGTAGATGTATCAGTACGCTCGCAGCTATTAGATCTTTTCATGAGCCTCCAGAAAGAGTACAGTCTAACTTATTTGTTTATAAGCCACGACTTGAGTGTCGTCGAGTGTATAAGCAATAGAGTAGGCGTAATGTATCTAGGTAAAATTGTAGAACTCGCGTCGACGAGAGAGCTATTCAATAACCCGTTACATCCGTACACGAAGGCATTAATCTCGGCGATCCCTATCCCAGATCCAAACGTCAAGAGAGAAAAAATCTTGCTGAGTGGCGATGTGCCAAGTCCCGTGAATCCTCCGCCAGGTTGCAGATTCCACCCACGTTGCTGGAAAGCTAAAGATATCTGCCGCGTGAAGGAGCCTCCATTAGTGAAGATAAAAGAAAACCATTTCGTGGCTTGTCATTTCCCCGAAAGTTAA